In Nocardia asteroides, the following proteins share a genomic window:
- the folC gene encoding bifunctional tetrahydrofolate synthase/dihydrofolate synthase, with protein sequence MALVEAELDKRWPETKIEPSLTRIATLMDLLGNPQRNYPAIHVAGTNGKTSVTRMIDALLTALHRRTGRITSPHLQLATERISVDNAPISPAKYVETFRELEPYIGMIDQQSAAAGGPAMSKFEVLTGMAFAAFAEAPVDVAVVETGMGGTWDATNVVDGQVAVITPIGLDHTEYLGPDLPSIAKEKAGIIKRAPESLVPTDTVAVIAEQQPEVMDVLLRRAVEADAAVAREGAEFRVLERAVAVGGQLLTLQGLGGVYDEIFLPLHGEHQARNASLALAAVEAFFGAGADRQLDIEAVRSGFASAASPGRMERMRNAPTIFVDAAHNPAGAQALANTLTGEFDFRKLVGVVAVLADKDAAGILDALEPVFDEVVVTTNGSPRSMEVDALADLAVQRFGDERVVIAETLPDALESAIALAEQAGDAGDVISGAGVVVTGSVVTAGAARALFGKAPS encoded by the coding sequence ATGGCGCTGGTCGAGGCCGAGCTCGACAAGCGCTGGCCGGAGACCAAGATCGAGCCGTCGCTGACGCGGATCGCCACGCTGATGGACCTGCTGGGCAACCCGCAGCGCAACTACCCGGCGATCCACGTCGCCGGGACCAACGGCAAGACCTCGGTCACCCGGATGATCGACGCCCTGCTCACCGCCCTGCACCGGCGCACCGGCCGGATCACCAGCCCGCACCTGCAGCTGGCGACCGAGCGGATCAGCGTCGACAACGCCCCGATCAGCCCGGCGAAGTACGTGGAGACCTTCCGCGAGCTCGAGCCCTACATCGGCATGATCGACCAGCAGTCCGCGGCCGCGGGCGGCCCGGCGATGAGCAAGTTCGAGGTGCTCACCGGCATGGCCTTCGCCGCCTTCGCCGAGGCGCCGGTCGACGTGGCGGTCGTGGAGACCGGCATGGGCGGCACCTGGGACGCGACCAACGTCGTCGACGGCCAGGTCGCGGTGATCACCCCGATCGGTCTCGACCACACCGAGTACCTCGGCCCCGACCTGCCCTCCATCGCCAAGGAGAAGGCCGGGATCATCAAGCGCGCGCCCGAGTCGCTGGTGCCCACCGACACCGTCGCGGTGATCGCCGAGCAGCAGCCCGAGGTGATGGACGTGCTGCTGCGCCGGGCCGTCGAGGCCGACGCCGCCGTCGCCCGCGAGGGTGCGGAGTTCCGGGTGCTGGAGCGGGCGGTCGCGGTCGGCGGCCAGCTGCTGACGCTGCAGGGTCTCGGCGGTGTCTACGACGAGATCTTCCTGCCGCTGCACGGCGAGCACCAGGCCCGCAACGCCTCGCTCGCGCTGGCCGCGGTGGAAGCCTTCTTCGGCGCGGGCGCGGATCGTCAGCTCGACATCGAGGCGGTGCGCTCCGGTTTCGCGAGCGCGGCCAGCCCGGGCCGGATGGAGCGGATGCGCAACGCGCCCACCATCTTCGTCGACGCGGCGCACAATCCCGCGGGCGCGCAGGCGCTGGCGAACACCCTCACCGGCGAGTTCGACTTCCGCAAGCTGGTCGGCGTCGTCGCCGTGCTCGCGGACAAGGACGCCGCGGGCATCCTGGACGCGCTGGAACCGGTCTTCGACGAGGTCGTGGTCACCACCAACGGCTCGCCGCGCTCGATGGAGGTCGACGCGCTCGCCGACCTGGCCGTGCAGCGCTTCGGCGACGAGCGGGTGGTCATCGCCGAGACCCTGCCCGACGCGCTGGAATCGGCGATCGCGCTGGCCGAGCAGGCGGGCGACGCCGGCGACGTGATCTCCGGCGCCGGTGTCGTGGTGACCGGTTCGGTGGTCACCGCGGGCGCCGCGCGCGCCCTCTTCGGAAAGGCCCCGTCATGA
- a CDS encoding YegS/Rv2252/BmrU family lipid kinase — MNELSVRRVLVVTNPHSGSGRGDGVAEAVLERLLTQGVEVAEVRAPSAAESVEQVRAAIASENRRPDAVLCVGGDGLMNVLLAAVAHSTVPLGLVPAGTGNDLARELGIPTGDPEAAVDIVLRGRVRHIDLGRIESTYAAPTWFATVVGTGFDARVTLRANKMRYPRGPLRYTVAAVAELMRGYTLPFTIELSGLAPGALDNPEGEHAVVRTDAVMAPIGNTRTYGGGMLVCPEALADDGYLDITVVGAVSRLEMARLLPALSAGKRIDHPSTKRYRARRITVSADGGYATADGEPAGMLPVTVQAMPGALTVLVP, encoded by the coding sequence GTGAACGAACTTTCGGTGCGGCGCGTCCTCGTCGTCACGAACCCGCACTCGGGGTCGGGACGTGGCGACGGCGTGGCCGAGGCGGTGCTCGAGCGGCTGCTGACCCAGGGTGTCGAGGTGGCCGAGGTCAGGGCCCCCAGCGCGGCCGAGTCGGTCGAGCAGGTCCGGGCGGCGATCGCGAGCGAGAACCGCAGGCCCGACGCGGTGCTCTGCGTCGGTGGTGACGGGCTGATGAACGTGCTGCTGGCCGCGGTGGCGCACAGCACGGTGCCGCTGGGCCTGGTGCCCGCGGGCACCGGCAACGACCTGGCCAGGGAACTCGGCATCCCGACCGGCGATCCGGAGGCGGCCGTCGACATCGTGCTGCGCGGCCGGGTCCGCCACATCGATCTGGGCCGCATCGAGTCCACCTACGCGGCTCCCACCTGGTTCGCCACCGTCGTCGGTACCGGCTTCGACGCGCGGGTCACCCTGCGCGCCAACAAGATGCGCTACCCGCGCGGCCCGCTGCGCTACACGGTCGCCGCGGTCGCCGAACTGATGCGCGGCTACACGCTGCCCTTCACGATCGAGCTGTCGGGCCTGGCGCCCGGCGCGCTCGACAACCCCGAGGGCGAGCACGCGGTGGTCCGCACCGACGCGGTGATGGCGCCGATCGGCAACACCCGTACCTACGGCGGCGGCATGCTGGTGTGCCCGGAGGCGCTGGCCGACGACGGCTACCTCGACATCACCGTGGTCGGCGCGGTCTCCCGGCTCGAGATGGCGCGGCTGCTGCCCGCCCTGTCGGCGGGCAAGCGCATCGACCACCCGTCGACCAAGCGCTACCGCGCGCGCCGGATCACGGTGAGCGCCGACGGCGGCTACGCGACCGCAGACGGTGAACCCGCGGGCATGCTGCCGGTGACCGTGCAGGCGATGCCGGGCGCGCTGACGGTGCTGGTGCCCTGA
- a CDS encoding DUF4233 domain-containing protein, which produces MSDVPPPTTDPWKGLRGVMAGTLVLEAIVVLLALPVVADVGGGVTWFSGTYLVTLAVLMILGAGLQRKPWAIPFNLGLQVLVLAGVFIHLSIGIIGLVFLAVWAFILVLRSDVQRRMDAGLLPSQRMGRKN; this is translated from the coding sequence ATGAGCGATGTCCCTCCTCCCACGACCGATCCCTGGAAGGGACTGCGCGGGGTCATGGCCGGGACGCTGGTCCTCGAGGCGATCGTGGTGCTGCTGGCGCTGCCGGTGGTCGCCGACGTCGGCGGCGGGGTGACCTGGTTCTCCGGCACCTACCTGGTGACCCTGGCGGTGCTGATGATCCTGGGCGCCGGGTTGCAGCGCAAACCGTGGGCGATCCCGTTCAACCTCGGCCTGCAGGTGTTGGTGCTGGCGGGCGTCTTCATCCATCTGTCCATCGGGATCATCGGTCTGGTTTTCCTGGCGGTGTGGGCGTTCATCCTGGTGCTGCGCTCGGATGTACAGCGCCGGATGGACGCCGGTTTGCTGCCCAGCCAGCGGATGGGCCGCAAGAACTGA
- a CDS encoding valine--tRNA ligase, producing the protein MTSAAPDNSRNRADALPKSWNPSEVEADLYEGWVAAGYFGADATSGKPAYSIVLPPPNVTGTLHMGHALDHTLMDTLTRRKRMQGYEVLWLPGMDHAGIATQTVVEKQLAVDGKTKEDFGRELFIDKVWDWKRESGGAIQAQMRRLGDGVDWSRDRFTMDEGLSRAVRTIFKKMYDAGLIYRAERLVNWSPVLKTGISDLEVDYKDVEGELVSLRYGSLDDNEPHVVVATTRVETMLGDTAVAVHPDDPRYAAMIGTTVYHPITGSQIPIIADDYVDPEFGTGAVKITPAHDPNDFEMGLRHNLPMPTIMDEGGRITGTGTEFDGMDRFEARVKVRERLAAEGRVVAEKRPYVHSVGHSERSGEPIEPRLSMQWWVKVESLAKAAGDAVREGDVKIHPASQEPRWFDWVDNMHDWCISRQLWWGHRIPIWYGPEGEIVCLGPDEEAPEGWVQDPDVLDTWFSSGLWPFSTMGWPEATPELAKFYPTSVLVTGYDILFFWVARMMMFGMFVSDDPVLTVGKGAQKQVPFEDVFLHGLIRDQHGKKMSKSRGNGIDPLDWINSYGADALRFTLARGAQPGGDLSVGEAHALASRSFVTKLFNATKFALMNGARSGELPPRETLTDTDRWIVDRLDEVRAEVDAAFDAYEFGKACEALYHFAWDELCDWYLELSKVQFAESDARAESTAVVLGTVLDAVLRLLHPVIPFVTETLWKALTGGESVVVAPWPAATGVGTDTVAAQRVADTQRLITEIRRFRSDQGLADKQKVKATLVGLDEAGLGAFAGSVANLARLTEPGDDFATTAEVQVRLSSATVTVQLDTSGAIDLDAERRRLEKDLAVAQKDLDTTTAKLGNEAFLAKAPQQVVDKITGRRDVAAAEVARIGARLAELSGK; encoded by the coding sequence GTGACCAGCGCAGCCCCAGACAACTCGCGTAATCGTGCCGATGCCCTGCCCAAGAGCTGGAACCCCAGCGAGGTAGAGGCCGACCTGTACGAGGGCTGGGTAGCCGCCGGATACTTCGGCGCCGACGCGACCAGCGGCAAGCCCGCCTACTCGATCGTGCTGCCGCCGCCGAACGTCACCGGCACCCTGCACATGGGCCACGCCCTCGACCACACCCTGATGGACACCCTCACCCGCCGCAAGCGGATGCAGGGTTACGAGGTGCTGTGGCTGCCCGGCATGGACCACGCCGGCATCGCCACCCAGACCGTGGTGGAGAAGCAGCTCGCCGTCGACGGCAAGACCAAAGAGGACTTCGGCCGCGAGCTGTTCATCGACAAGGTCTGGGACTGGAAGCGCGAATCCGGTGGCGCGATCCAGGCGCAGATGCGCCGCCTCGGCGACGGCGTGGACTGGAGCCGTGACCGCTTCACCATGGACGAGGGCCTCTCGCGCGCCGTCCGCACCATCTTCAAGAAAATGTACGACGCGGGCCTGATCTACCGGGCCGAGCGGCTGGTGAACTGGTCGCCGGTGCTGAAAACCGGTATCTCCGATCTCGAGGTGGACTACAAGGACGTCGAGGGCGAGCTCGTCTCGCTGCGCTACGGCTCGCTCGACGACAACGAGCCGCATGTCGTCGTCGCGACCACGCGTGTCGAGACGATGCTCGGTGACACCGCCGTGGCCGTGCACCCCGACGATCCGCGCTACGCCGCGATGATCGGCACCACCGTCTACCACCCGATCACCGGCAGCCAGATCCCGATCATCGCCGACGACTACGTCGACCCGGAGTTCGGTACGGGCGCGGTGAAGATCACCCCCGCGCACGACCCCAACGACTTCGAGATGGGCCTGCGGCACAACCTGCCGATGCCCACGATCATGGACGAGGGCGGCCGGATCACCGGCACCGGAACCGAATTCGACGGCATGGACCGCTTCGAGGCCAGGGTGAAGGTGCGCGAGCGCCTCGCCGCCGAGGGCCGCGTGGTCGCCGAGAAGCGGCCCTACGTGCACAGCGTCGGCCACTCCGAGCGCTCCGGCGAACCGATCGAGCCGCGCCTGTCCATGCAGTGGTGGGTCAAGGTCGAGTCGCTGGCCAAGGCCGCCGGTGACGCCGTCCGCGAGGGCGACGTGAAGATCCACCCCGCGAGCCAGGAGCCGCGCTGGTTCGACTGGGTCGACAACATGCACGACTGGTGCATCTCGCGCCAGCTGTGGTGGGGTCACCGCATCCCGATCTGGTACGGCCCCGAGGGCGAGATCGTGTGCCTGGGCCCGGACGAGGAAGCGCCCGAGGGCTGGGTGCAGGACCCGGACGTGCTCGACACCTGGTTCTCCTCGGGCCTGTGGCCGTTCTCCACGATGGGCTGGCCCGAGGCCACCCCGGAGCTGGCCAAGTTCTATCCCACCAGCGTGCTCGTCACCGGCTACGACATCCTGTTCTTCTGGGTGGCCCGGATGATGATGTTCGGCATGTTCGTCAGCGACGATCCGGTGCTCACGGTCGGCAAGGGCGCGCAGAAGCAGGTGCCGTTCGAGGACGTCTTCCTGCACGGCCTGATTCGCGACCAGCACGGCAAGAAGATGTCGAAGTCGCGCGGCAACGGCATCGACCCGCTGGACTGGATCAACTCCTACGGCGCCGACGCGCTGCGCTTCACCCTGGCCCGCGGCGCCCAGCCCGGCGGTGACCTCTCCGTCGGCGAGGCGCACGCGCTGGCCTCGCGCAGCTTCGTCACCAAGCTGTTCAACGCCACCAAGTTCGCGCTGATGAACGGCGCCCGCTCGGGTGAGCTGCCGCCGCGCGAGACCCTCACCGACACCGATCGCTGGATCGTCGACCGGCTCGACGAGGTGCGCGCCGAGGTCGACGCGGCCTTCGACGCCTACGAGTTCGGCAAGGCCTGCGAGGCGCTCTACCACTTCGCCTGGGACGAGCTGTGCGACTGGTACCTGGAGCTGTCGAAGGTGCAGTTCGCCGAGTCCGACGCGCGCGCCGAGAGCACCGCCGTGGTGCTGGGCACCGTGCTCGACGCGGTGCTGCGCCTGCTGCACCCGGTGATCCCCTTCGTCACCGAGACCCTGTGGAAGGCCCTGACCGGCGGCGAATCGGTGGTCGTCGCCCCGTGGCCGGCCGCGACCGGCGTCGGCACCGACACCGTGGCCGCCCAGCGGGTCGCCGACACCCAGCGCCTGATCACCGAGATCCGCCGCTTCCGCAGCGATCAGGGCCTGGCCGACAAGCAGAAGGTGAAGGCCACCCTGGTCGGTCTGGACGAGGCCGGGCTCGGCGCGTTCGCCGGTTCGGTGGCCAACCTGGCCCGCCTGACCGAACCGGGTGACGACTTCGCCACCACCGCCGAGGTGCAGGTCCGCCTGTCGTCCGCGACGGTCACCGTGCAGCTCGACACCTCCGGCGCCATCGACCTCGACGCCGAGCGGCGCAGGCTGGAGAAGGATCTCGCGGTCGCGCAGAAGGACCTCGACACCACCACGGCCAAGCTGGGCAACGAGGCGTTCCTGGCCAAGGCGCCGCAGCAGGTGGTGGACAAGATCACCGGCCGCCGCGACGTCGCCGCGGCCGAGGTCGCGCGGATCGGCGCCCGGCTGGCGGAGCTGAGCGGCAAGTGA
- a CDS encoding AAA family ATPase produces the protein MDLRAGVVDELRYPAGTVLVFAGVPGAGKSTALHRFFAAGPDAEQPVRTAAGALVLDSQHSRNRLRHRLGLLPYPLWRPLVHLAHYRAIRDALRAADGPVAIHDCATFGWSRRMIARWAREGSRELHMVLIDVPAAQARHGQITRGRRVNGVAFTAHCRRWEQLMGELGARGDGPLPVGSTPLDSASVVIVDRPTLSAVDRVTFDAA, from the coding sequence GTGGACCTACGCGCGGGGGTCGTCGACGAGCTCCGCTATCCCGCGGGCACCGTGCTGGTCTTCGCCGGTGTCCCCGGCGCGGGCAAATCCACTGCGCTGCACCGCTTCTTCGCCGCGGGTCCCGACGCCGAGCAGCCGGTGCGCACGGCAGCGGGCGCGCTGGTCCTCGATTCCCAGCACAGCCGCAACCGGCTCCGGCACCGGCTCGGCCTGCTCCCCTATCCGCTGTGGCGGCCCCTGGTGCACCTCGCGCACTATCGCGCCATCCGCGACGCGCTGCGCGCGGCCGACGGTCCGGTGGCGATCCACGACTGCGCGACCTTCGGCTGGAGCCGCAGGATGATCGCGCGATGGGCGCGCGAGGGCAGCCGGGAACTGCACATGGTGCTGATCGATGTGCCCGCGGCGCAGGCCAGACACGGTCAGATCACCCGGGGCCGACGGGTCAACGGGGTCGCGTTCACCGCGCACTGCCGCCGCTGGGAACAGCTGATGGGCGAGCTCGGCGCCCGCGGCGACGGGCCGCTTCCGGTGGGCTCGACGCCATTGGACTCGGCCTCGGTGGTGATCGTCGACCGGCCGACGCTGAGCGCGGTCGACCGCGTCACCTTCGACGCCGCCTGA
- a CDS encoding FAD-binding oxidoreductase, producing MVETQPENTGATTLPPRMVWDAWGVPAGHQPLSAQIRGLLAQVFGISGEPVARRDEGDVPLRPTALTDADRAGLAALVGEEHLTSADVERLRHAGGKSTPDLLRRRADGPQDAPDAIVLPADHAQVLAVLRYCSEHGIAVVPFGGGTSVVGGVDPARGQFDTVVAIDLRRLDSVTGVDPVSGLATLGAGLTGPRAEELLGEHGLSLGHFPQSFEFATIGGFAATRSSGQASAGYGRFDDMVERLVVATPQGSVELGRAPASAAGPDLRELFVGSEGTLGIITSVTLRVHPVPATVAYQAWSFPDFATGAAALRTLVQTGAAPTVLRLSDEAETGLNLARSGDIGGAPVSGCLAITTYEGTEDHVAARALEASGLLTAAGGTALGEAPARQWEHGRFAAPYLRDALLDVGVLCETLETATTWVNLTNLKTKVTGALMDALGSQGTPALVMCHISHTYPTGASLYFTVVAKQLDDPIAQWRLAKSAASDAMVAAGGTITHHHAVGADHRPWMRAEVGDLGVRVLRAVKRELDPAGVLNPGKLVP from the coding sequence ATGGTCGAGACGCAACCCGAAAACACCGGTGCCACCACCCTGCCGCCGCGTATGGTGTGGGACGCCTGGGGTGTCCCCGCTGGACACCAGCCCCTGTCGGCGCAGATCCGCGGCCTGCTCGCGCAGGTGTTCGGGATCTCGGGCGAGCCGGTGGCGCGTCGCGACGAGGGCGACGTGCCGCTGCGCCCCACCGCCCTCACCGACGCCGACCGCGCCGGACTGGCCGCGCTCGTCGGTGAGGAACATCTCACCAGCGCCGACGTCGAGCGGCTGCGACACGCGGGCGGCAAGAGCACCCCCGATCTGCTGCGCCGCCGGGCCGACGGTCCCCAGGACGCGCCGGACGCCATCGTGCTGCCCGCCGATCACGCGCAGGTGCTCGCGGTCCTGCGCTACTGTTCCGAACACGGCATCGCCGTGGTTCCGTTCGGCGGCGGCACCAGCGTGGTCGGCGGTGTGGACCCGGCGCGCGGACAGTTCGACACCGTCGTCGCGATCGATCTGCGCAGGCTCGACAGTGTCACCGGCGTGGACCCGGTCAGCGGCCTGGCGACCCTCGGCGCCGGACTCACCGGCCCGCGCGCGGAGGAACTGCTCGGCGAGCACGGGCTCTCGCTCGGGCACTTCCCGCAGAGCTTCGAATTCGCCACCATCGGCGGGTTCGCCGCGACCAGGTCCTCGGGCCAGGCCTCGGCGGGCTACGGCCGGTTCGACGACATGGTCGAACGCCTGGTCGTGGCCACCCCGCAGGGCAGCGTCGAGCTGGGCCGGGCGCCCGCCTCCGCCGCGGGCCCCGACCTGCGGGAGCTGTTCGTGGGCTCCGAGGGCACCCTCGGCATCATCACCTCGGTGACCCTGCGGGTGCATCCGGTCCCGGCCACGGTCGCCTACCAGGCCTGGTCGTTCCCCGACTTCGCCACCGGCGCGGCCGCGCTGCGCACGCTGGTGCAGACCGGCGCCGCGCCGACCGTGCTGCGGCTGTCCGACGAGGCCGAGACCGGACTGAACCTGGCCCGCTCCGGCGACATCGGTGGCGCGCCGGTTTCCGGCTGCCTGGCCATCACCACCTACGAGGGCACCGAGGATCACGTCGCGGCCCGCGCGCTGGAGGCGAGCGGCCTGCTCACCGCCGCGGGCGGCACCGCGCTCGGCGAGGCGCCGGCCCGGCAGTGGGAGCACGGTCGCTTCGCCGCGCCGTACCTGCGCGATGCCCTGCTCGACGTCGGCGTGCTGTGCGAGACCCTGGAGACCGCCACCACCTGGGTCAACCTGACGAACCTGAAGACCAAGGTCACCGGGGCGCTGATGGACGCGCTCGGTTCGCAGGGCACCCCCGCCCTGGTGATGTGCCACATCTCGCACACCTACCCGACCGGCGCCTCGCTGTACTTCACCGTGGTGGCCAAGCAGCTCGACGACCCGATCGCGCAGTGGCGCCTGGCCAAGTCCGCGGCGAGCGACGCGATGGTGGCGGCGGGCGGCACCATCACCCACCACCACGCGGTCGGCGCCGACCACCGCCCGTGGATGCGGGCCGAGGTCGGTGACCTGGGCGTGCGGGTGCTGCGTGCGGTGAAACGCGAACTCGACCCCGCCGGCGTGCTCAATCCTGGAAAGCTGGTTCCGTGA
- the ndk gene encoding nucleoside-diphosphate kinase produces MTEQTLVLIKPDGVSRGLVGEVLARIERKGLIIKALELKNVSVALAEEHYAEHAERPFFGSLIEFITSGPVVAAVLEGPRAIAAFRQLAGGTDPVEKATPGTIRGDFGLETQFNLVHGSDSPESAKREITLWFPEFPA; encoded by the coding sequence GTGACTGAGCAGACTTTGGTACTCATCAAGCCGGACGGCGTCTCCCGTGGCCTCGTCGGCGAGGTGCTCGCGCGGATCGAGCGCAAGGGCCTCATCATCAAGGCGCTGGAGCTGAAGAACGTGTCCGTGGCGCTCGCCGAGGAGCACTACGCCGAGCATGCCGAGCGCCCGTTCTTCGGCTCGCTCATCGAGTTCATCACCTCGGGCCCGGTCGTCGCGGCCGTGCTGGAGGGTCCGCGCGCGATCGCGGCGTTCCGTCAGCTGGCCGGCGGCACCGACCCGGTGGAGAAGGCCACCCCGGGCACCATCCGCGGCGACTTCGGTCTGGAGACCCAGTTCAACCTCGTCCACGGCTCCGACTCGCCCGAGTCCGCCAAGCGTGAGATCACGCTCTGGTTCCCGGAATTTCCTGCCTGA
- a CDS encoding glycerol-3-phosphate dehydrogenase/oxidase has product MTPDSNLTATRRSAELTALGDRPEVDVLVIGGGVTGVGAALDAASRGLRTLLVERDDLAFGTSRWSSKLVHGGLRYLASGRVGIAHESAVERGILLRTTAPHLVRPLPQLVPLLPGIKATQSSLIRAGFAAGDALRVAAHTSAGTLPRSRRVAAAEALRLAPTVRRAGLRGGLQAWDGQLVDDARLVVALARTAAAAGATVLTRVEAVAATGDSVRLRDTLSGETLTVRAKAVLNATGVWAAEVDRSIELRPSRGTHLVFDAAAFGGLSAALTVPVPGSISRFVFAFPAAHGRVYLGLTDEDAPGPIPAEPQPTESEIDFLLDTINTALREPLTRADIRGRFAGLRPLLKTADDSTADISREHAVLTSPDGLITVVGGKLTTYRKMAEDAVDAAVAHAGLPATPCRTTRLPLVGAVSGAARDRIDAPPVLIERYGSEAGTIVSAWLADPALRTPVAPGIDVTAAEFDFAVTHEGALTVDDLLDRRTRIGLVAADRDAARPAAEAALARATVGG; this is encoded by the coding sequence ATGACTCCTGATTCGAACCTCACCGCCACCCGCCGCTCCGCCGAGCTGACCGCGCTCGGCGACCGACCCGAGGTCGACGTGCTGGTGATCGGCGGCGGCGTCACCGGCGTCGGCGCCGCCCTCGACGCCGCGTCCCGCGGCCTGCGCACGCTGCTGGTCGAGCGCGACGACCTGGCCTTCGGCACCAGCCGCTGGAGTTCGAAACTCGTGCACGGCGGCCTGCGCTACCTGGCGAGCGGACGGGTCGGCATCGCGCACGAGAGCGCGGTCGAGCGCGGCATCCTGTTGCGCACCACCGCACCGCACCTGGTGCGCCCGCTCCCCCAGCTGGTCCCGCTGCTGCCCGGCATCAAGGCCACCCAGAGTTCGCTGATCCGGGCGGGTTTCGCCGCCGGTGACGCGCTGCGGGTCGCCGCCCACACCTCCGCGGGCACCCTGCCACGCTCGCGCCGGGTCGCCGCCGCCGAGGCGCTGCGGCTGGCCCCCACCGTGCGCCGTGCCGGGCTGCGCGGCGGCCTGCAGGCCTGGGACGGACAGCTGGTGGACGACGCGCGTCTGGTCGTCGCGCTGGCCCGCACCGCGGCGGCCGCCGGCGCCACCGTGCTCACCCGGGTCGAAGCCGTTGCCGCGACCGGTGATTCGGTGCGGCTGCGCGACACCCTTTCCGGCGAGACGCTGACCGTGCGGGCCAAGGCGGTGCTCAACGCCACCGGTGTCTGGGCCGCCGAGGTCGACCGCAGCATCGAACTGCGCCCCAGCCGCGGCACCCACCTGGTGTTCGACGCCGCCGCGTTCGGCGGTCTGAGCGCCGCGCTGACCGTGCCCGTCCCCGGCAGCATCAGCCGGTTCGTCTTCGCCTTCCCGGCCGCGCACGGCCGCGTCTACCTCGGGCTCACCGACGAGGACGCCCCCGGCCCGATCCCCGCCGAGCCGCAGCCCACCGAGTCCGAGATCGACTTCCTGCTCGACACCATCAACACCGCGCTGCGGGAACCGCTGACCCGCGCCGACATCCGCGGCCGCTTCGCCGGCCTGCGCCCGCTGCTGAAGACCGCCGACGACAGCACCGCCGACATCTCCCGCGAGCACGCGGTCCTCACCTCCCCCGACGGCCTGATCACCGTGGTCGGCGGCAAACTCACCACCTACCGCAAGATGGCCGAGGACGCCGTCGACGCCGCCGTCGCGCACGCGGGCCTGCCCGCGACGCCCTGCCGCACCACCCGCCTTCCGCTGGTCGGCGCGGTGTCCGGCGCCGCGCGCGACCGCATCGACGCGCCCCCGGTCCTCATCGAGCGTTACGGCAGCGAGGCGGGCACCATCGTCTCCGCCTGGCTGGCCGACCCGGCCCTGCGCACCCCGGTGGCCCCCGGAATCGACGTCACCGCCGCCGAATTCGACTTCGCCGTCACCCACGAGGGCGCCCTGACCGTGGACGACCTGCTCGACCGGCGCACCCGGATCGGCCTGGTCGCCGCCGACCGCGACGCCGCCCGGCCCGCCGCCGAAGCCGCCCTCGCCCGAGCCACCGTCGGCGGCTGA
- a CDS encoding TetR/AcrR family transcriptional regulator — protein sequence MIELASTADEQLSPTDVAILDATRACVVDFGVRRTTLTEVARRAGVSRPTVYRRWPDTGSLIAELLVRELRTIVGETMPDIGLGRDRLVRGIVAGAAAIRSNAVFAKIFRTDTDLMLTYVFGRLGRNQRTLIELFATAIRLGHEDGSIRAGDAEQMATMLLLITQSAVQSAGTVEPLLAGTEFDAELSRAIEGYLLPPRDKDCDDS from the coding sequence ATGATCGAACTCGCGTCCACAGCGGACGAGCAGCTCTCGCCCACCGACGTGGCGATCCTCGATGCCACGCGCGCCTGCGTGGTCGACTTCGGCGTCCGGCGCACCACCCTCACCGAGGTGGCGCGGCGCGCGGGTGTCAGCAGGCCGACGGTCTACCGCCGCTGGCCCGACACCGGGTCGCTGATCGCCGAACTGCTCGTGCGTGAGCTACGCACGATCGTCGGCGAGACCATGCCCGATATCGGCCTCGGCCGGGACCGGCTGGTGCGGGGCATCGTGGCGGGCGCGGCGGCGATCCGGTCGAACGCGGTGTTCGCCAAGATCTTCCGCACCGACACCGACCTCATGCTCACCTACGTGTTCGGCAGGCTGGGCCGCAATCAGCGCACGCTGATCGAGCTGTTCGCCACCGCGATCCGGCTCGGGCACGAAGACGGGTCGATCCGGGCGGGCGACGCCGAGCAGATGGCAACCATGCTGCTGCTCATCACCCAGTCCGCGGTGCAGTCCGCGGGCACGGTGGAGCCGCTGCTGGCCGGTACGGAGTTCGACGCCGAGCTGTCGAGGGCGATCGAGGGTTACCTGCTCCCGCCCCGCGACAAGGACTGTGATGACTCCTGA